A single window of Culicoides brevitarsis isolate CSIRO-B50_1 chromosome 3, AGI_CSIRO_Cbre_v1, whole genome shotgun sequence DNA harbors:
- the LOC134835563 gene encoding putative ammonium transporter 2, with product MNNSSNVTEEKELPWMYDIGIEDATWVLTASFIIFTMQTGFGMLESGCVSVKNEVNIMMKNIIDIVLGGFTYWMFGYGLQMGQGPWANPFVGFGDFLVDPNDTDPLMGPVFTSFLFQLSFSTTATTIVSGAMAERCNFKAYCIFSFLNTIVYCIPAGWVWGPQGFLSGLGVVDIAGSGPVHLVGGASAFASAAMLGPRLGRYENGIAPLPLGNPVNACMGLFVLWWGWLAFNSGSTYGVAGSKWHYAAKASVMTMLASFGGGMFALPYTYWKNGSKVDIFDLINGILGSLVGITAGCFLYSAWESILVGFIGGFLSLITPQLIDTMGVDDPVGATSVHGICGIWGVIAVGLFSGNPQPIDTTGGRRGLFRGGGWYMLGVQTLAALCLLTWGMLSTFVLLWGINKITPIRMDPYEELLGADLCEHNIKHGHIGVSRALSALAPADLHLEQYANIPKVGFNPGHEGILGELYTVSKKLQVWVDVAKNTSPTKQTLKQRMKSDRNGILKRLRTGVRKKIKLESALGQPKKIVPTINVEPVSVERRNGPYSWVE from the exons atgaataattcgAGCAATGTGACGGAAGAAAAAGAGCTTCCATGGATGTACGATATTGGTATTGAGGATGCAACATGGGTGTTAACTGcttcatttatcatttttacgaTGCAAACGG gTTTTGGCATGTTAGAATCTGGTTGTGTTTCTGTAAAAAACGAAGTTAACATCATGATGAAAAACATAATTGACATCGTGTTAGGCGGATTTACGTATTGGATGTTCGGTTATGGGCTTCAGATGGGACAAGGACCTTGGGCGAACCCGTTCGTTGGATTTGGAGACTTTTTAGTTGATCCGAATGACACAGATCCGTTAATGGGACCCGTTTTTACgtcatttttgtttcaattgtcCTTTTCGACGACAGCAACGACGATTGTGAGCGGCGCAATGGCTGAACGATGCAATTTTAAGGCTTACTGtatcttttcatttttgaatacGATCGTTTATTGCATTCCTGCGGGATGGGTTTGGGGTCCTCAAGGCTTTTTATCGGGATTGGGAGTTGTTGATATCGCAGGAAGCGGACCTGTGCACTTAGTTGGAGGAGCTTCGGCATTTGCATCAGCTGCTATGTTGGGTCCTCGTCTCGGAAGATACGAAAATGGCATCGCTCCTTTGCCGTTGGGTAATCCTGTGAATGCTTGTATGGGACTTTTTGTACTTTGGTGGGGTTGGTTAGCGTTTAATTCAGGTTCAACGTATGGCGTAGCGGGAAGTAAATGGCATTATGCTGCAAAAGC ATCTGTCATGACCATGCTCGCGAGTTTTGGAGGAGGAATGTTTGCTCTACCTTACACTTATTGGAAAAACGGAAGCaaagttgacatttttgaccTCATAAATGGCATTTTAGGATCGTTAGTTGGCATTACAGCAGGTTGTTTCTTGTATTCTGCATGGGAATCTATTCTCGTTGGCTTCATAGGAGGCTTTTTGTCGTTAATTACGCCTCAATTAATCGACACAATGGGCGTTGATGATCCTGTAGGAGCAACTTCTGTTCACGGAATCTGCGGAATAtg ggGAGTAATTGCTGTTGGACTTTTCAGCGGAAATCCTCAACCAATTGATACTACAGGAGGAAGAAGAGGATTATTcagag gcGGCGGATGGTACATGCTCGGAGTTCAAACATTAGCTGCTTTATGTCTTCTAACATGGGGAATGTTATCAACTTTTGTCCTTCTTTGGGGTATAAATAAGATAACGCCTATTCGCATGGATCCTTATGAAGAGCTTTTGGGAGCTGATTTGTGTGAACATAACATCAAACATGGACAC ATTGGAGTTTCTCGAGCACTTTCTGCTCTTGCGCCTGCTGATTTGCATCTTGAGCAATACGCAAATATCCCAAAAGTTGGTTTTAATCCAGGACACGAAGGAATTCTCGGAGAGCTTTACACT gtttcaaaaaaacttcaagTTTGGGTAGATGTAGCAAAAAACACGAGTCCCACAAAACAAACTTTAAAACAACGCATGAAATCTGATCGAAATGGCATCCTCAAGAGACTTCGCACGGGAGTTCGTAAAAAGATCAAGCTCGAAAGTGCTTTGGGACAACCGAAGAAAATTGTTCCGACAATTAACGTCGAGCCAGTTAGCGTTGAGAGAAGAAACGGCCCATATTCGTGGGTTGAATaa
- the LOC134833474 gene encoding phosphatidylinositide phosphatase SAC2, with amino-acid sequence MEVLQTDSHFIFVQHDKTLWWHRQNHEFTSKNGWDLSGVTGDIECLGVTPGIIGMIQLPGVYEPHLLLIKDVTAVGVLYAPHVVYKIRSICTLGVTEGLDCALNPCSKHNPGAVSASNSPARQSKKLFEGTPLVGKTLGAIKSGAKTAASLATNQVKSSVGIKDPNRVEKKVTEELHRLFDDTDSFYYCLDGDITNNLQRQASGVPDDRFYWNKHMLKEILALEEPTWVLPIIQGYCQIEECVIDGETYCLALVSRRSRYRAGTRYKRRGVDQDGNVANYVETEQILSLRHHQLSFTQVRGSVPVFWSQPGYKYRPPPRLDKDENETKSAFKKHFDNELSIYESICVINLTEQSGKEKVIADAFARNIVNYDSEKLIYVSFDFHSYCRGMRFENVATLIEAVAPQAIAMGFAWRDAKGVICNQKAVFRVNCMDCLDRTNVVQTALGKMLLEMQLVKLGLSTPESVLPEKMKAPFMTLWANNGDIISRQYAGTNALKGDFTRTGERKVSGMLKDGMNSANRYYLAHIKDKYRQATIDLICGNDVTPEQFTALGGKDAEDETDALEGAEHARILVEDCRRLLVGNTQLPIGAWGLIDADPTTGDLSETEVDTILLLTADTYITAEYDSNLDKIVRFEEVPLENVTLIEFGSYQPAKLFPGSQSSFLCIRINYSVNGSEGFFHMFRSPNIRFFNNVAVVIKKNEEIHESLNSIVEFFRIGLDSLGKKNVPVVTGPMTRKKNKLVQLGVPSGMPRNLSESQLVQVGSKALSSVAGQFSKLGQKLGKSSGGAKPLFHIGKAEDGKRPEEVSDGSDDGHVSDAEEAESIVKDSDFLPSVGIVMAAGNDSTQTDGNPAAMKSDVNAMSISSVTDVKTPARMLQCNSPARSRSPNPEIRVEGEDGNDLPSNAPNTVKYSTSATDFKQQKQESSSAGASKSSLTRDLTLNLTSSQSENALKQLKSLTSPFSKIAKGVQSIGANFDPRKIASKGILSPTTTQNELPKEDYAEKLQNMWAESGCKTKLIAL; translated from the exons ATGGAAGTGTTACAAACAGATAGTCACTTTATCTTCGTTCAGCATGACAAGACTTTATGGTGGCATCGTCAAAATCACGAATTTACGAgcaaaaatg gATGGGATTTGAGCGGAGTCACGGGTGACATCGAATGTTTGGGCGTAACGCCCGGAATAATTGGCATGATTCAGTTGCCCGGAGTGTATGAGCCGCATTTGTTGTTGATTAAAGATGTTACAGCTGTTGGAGTGTTGTACGCCCCTCATGTCGTGTATAAAATTCGATCGATTTGCACTTTGGGAGTTACAGAAGGTCTCGATTGCGCATTAAATCCATGTTCGAAGCATAATCCGGGTGCTGTGAGTGCTTCAAATAGCCCTGCGAGACAAAGCAAGAAACTTTTCGAGGGAACTCCGCTCGTTGGAAAGACTTTGGGAGCAATTAAGAGCGGCGCAAAGACCGCAGCGAGTCTCGCAACGAATCAAGTCAAGTCAAGTGTTGGTATTAAAGATCCGAAtcgagttgaaaaaaaagttacggaGGAGTTACATCGATTATTTGACGATACAGACAGTTTTTATTACTGTTTAGATGGCGATATCACAAATAATTTGCAGAGACAAGCATCTGGCGTGCCCGACGACAGATTTTATTGGAATAAACACATGTTGAAGGAGATTTTGGCGTTGGAAGAACCAACATGGGTGCTTCCGATTATTCAAGGATACTGTCAGATTGAAGAATGTGTCATAGATGGAGAAACTTACTGTTTGGCTTTAGTTTCACGACGTTCTCGATATCGTGCAGGCACGCGATACAAACGACGTGGCGTCGATCAAGATGGAAACGTTGCAAATTACGTCGAAACTGAGCAAATTTTGAGTTTGAGACATCATCAATTGAGTTTCACGCAAGTTCGAGGATCTGTTCCTGTCTTTTGGAGTCAACCCGGATACAAATATCGTCCTCCTCCGAGATTAgataaag ATGAGAATGAAACGAAATCCGCATTTAAGAAACACTTTGACAACGAACTCTCGATCTACGAATCTATTTGTGTCATCAACTTAACGGAGCAATCTGGCAAGGAAAAAGTAATTGCAGATGCATTTGCACGCAATATCGTCAACTACGATAGCGAAAAGCTGATTTATGTCTCCTTTGACTTTCATTCATattg TCGAGGCATGCGATTCGAAAATGTTGCAACATTAATAGAAGCTGTAGCGCCGCAAGCCATCGCAATGGGATTCGCTTGGCGTGATGCCAAGGGTGTAATATGTAACCAAAAAGCTGTTTTTCGCGTGAATTGCATGGATTGCTTGGATCGTACGAATGTCGTTCAAACAGCTCTCGGCAAAATGTTGTTGGAAATGCAATTAGTGAAACTTGGCTTAAGTACTCCGGAATCTGTGTTGCCCGAAAAGATGAAAGCACCATTTATGACGTTATGGGCGAACAATGGAGACATCATTTCACGTCAATATGCAGGCACAAATGCTCTGAAAGGAGATTTTACACGCACAGGCGAGCGAAAAGTTTCGGGAATGTTAAAAGATGGCATGAATTCGGCAAATCG CTATTATTTAGCACACATCAAAGACAAATATCGTCAAGCAACGATAGATCTCATTTGTGGCAATGACGTAACGCCCGAACAGTTCACAGCTCTCGGCGGAAAAGATGCAGAAGATGAAACAGATGCTTTGGAAGGCGCAGAACATGCTCGAATATTAGTTGAGGATTGTCGAAGATTGCTTGTTGGAAACACACAATTACCGATTGGAGCTTGGGGTTTAATTGATGCTGATCCAAC aacggGCGATTTGAGTGAAACAGAAGTCGATACAATTCTTTTGCTCACAGCAGATACGTATATCACAGCAGAATACGACAGCAATCTCGACAAAATTGTCCGTTTCGAAGAAGTTCCTTTGGAGAATGTAACTCTTATTGAATTTGGCTCTTATCAACCAGCAAAGCTTTTCCCTGGATCGCAATCTAGCTTTCTCTGCATTCGCATCAACTATTCCGTAAATGGATCTGAGGGATTTTTCCATATGTTTCGTTCTCCAAACATCCGATTTTTCAACAATGTTGCTGTCGTTATCaagaaaaatgaggaaattcaCGAATCACTCAATTCAATCGTCGAATTCTTCCGTATTGGACTCGACAGTTTGGGAAAAAAGAATGTCCCGGTTGTCACAGGTCCAATGACacgaaaaaagaacaaattagTGCAATTGGGAGTCCCAAGCGGAATGCctcgaaatttgtcagaatCGCAACTTGTACAAGTTGGTTCAAAAGCTCTCAGTTCCGTTGCGGGACAATTCTCGAAATTGGGTCAGAAATTAGGAAAATCAAGCGGAGGAGCAAAACCTTTGTTCCATATCGGAAAAGCCGAAGATGGAAAACGCCCCGAAGAAGTTAGTGACGGCTCGGATGATGGACACGTTTCAGATGCGGAAGAAGCAGAATCAATTGTGAAGGATAGTGATTTTTTACCGAGTGTGGGAATCGTAATGGCGGCGGGGAATGATTCCACACAAACAGACGGTAATCCTGCTGCAATGAAATCTGACGTAAATGCAATGTCAATTTCTTCCGTGACGGATGTTAAAACGCCTGCTCGCATGTTGCAATGTAATTCTCCGGCAAGAAGTCGAAGTCCAAATCCGGAAATTCGTGTTGAAGGCGAAGATGGAAACGATTTGCCTTCAAATGCTCCAAATACGGTAAAATATAGCACAAGCGCAACGGATTTCAAACAACAGAAGCAAGAATCGAGCAGTGCAGGTGCATCTAAAAGTAGTTTAACACGCGATTTGACTTTGAACTTGACATCATCTCAGAGTGAAAATGCCCTCAAACAACTAAAAAGTCTCACAAGTCCCTTTAGTAAGATCGCAAAGGGCGTACAAAGTATCGGCGCTAACTTCGATCCACGCAAAATCGCGTCAAAAGGAATCTTATCGCCAACAACGACACAAAACGAACTCCCAAAGGAAGATTATgcggaaaaattacaaaatatgtgGGCCGAATCCGGATGCAAAACCAAATTAATCGCTTtgtaa
- the LOC134835564 gene encoding DET1- and DDB1-associated protein 1: protein MSVTEFLKDLPSHNSRNFSLYNTESGIRTSSKRPSVYISTTDTPSDQVIVTEKKNILLRYLHQQWDKKNMPKKRELAADAATEANARKKQKVDSLTQTNNRS from the coding sequence ATGTCCGTGACAGAGTTTCTGAAAGACCTTCCGTCGCACAATAGTCGCAATTTCTCGTTGTACAATACGGAAAGTGGCATTCGGACCTCGTCGAAACGCCCATCGGTTTACATCTCGACAACGGATACGCCGTCAGACCAAGTAATTGTGacggaaaagaaaaatattttgctgcgCTATTTGCATCAGCAATGGGACAAGAAAAATATGCCGAAGAAACGCGAACTTGCTGCTGATGCGGCGACCGAAGCGAACGCTCGCAAGAAGCAAAAAGTCGATTCCTTAACGCAAACCAACAATagatcctaa
- the LOC134835910 gene encoding armadillo segment polarity protein, translating into MSYPNRTMSHNQYNQNEMQMPSVKEATLMWQQNSYLVDSGIHSGAVTQVPSLTGKEEDEMDEDPLMFDLDQGFNQNFTQDQVDDMNQQLSQTRSQRVRAAMFPETLEEGIEIPSTQFDPQQPTAVQRLAEPSQMLKHAVVNLINYQDDADLATRAIPELIKLLNDEDQVVVSQAAMMVHQLSKKEASRHAIMNSPQMVAALVRALSTSNDLETTKGAVGTLHNLSHHRQGLLAIFKSGGIPALVKLLSSPVESVLFYAITTLHNLLLHQDGSKMAVRLAGGLQKMVALLQRNNVKFLAIVTDCLQILAYGNQESKLIILASTGPIELVRIMRSYDYEKLLWTTSRVLKVLSVCSSNKPAIVEAGGMQALAMHLGNPSQRLVQNCLWTLRNLSDAATKVDGLEGLLQGLVQVLASTDANVVTCAAGILSNLTCNNQRNKVTVCQVGGVEALVRTIVNAGDREEITEPAVCALRHLTSRHLESENAQNLVRGNYGLPVIVKLLQSPSRWPLIKAVIGLIRNLALCPSNTAPLREHGAIHHLVRLLIRAFQETQRQRSSVATSGSQPPGAYADGVRMEEIVEGTVGALHILSKDEYNRQLIRQQNVIPIFVQLLFYNDIENIQRVAAGVLCELAVDKEVAELIEQEGATAPLTELLNSANEGVATYAAAVLFKMSEDKSNDYKKRFSNELTTLPVFRDDNMWNNADLGMGPDLQDILAPDQAYEGLYGQGPPSVHSSHGGRAFQQGYDTLPIDSMQGLEIGGETGQMQNPTSPMDFGEMDASELTFDHLDALPSPPQDNNQVAAWYDTDL; encoded by the exons ATGAGCTACCCTAATAGGACAATGTCTCACAATCAGTACAATCAGAACGAGATGCAAATGCCTTCGGTGAAGGAAGCTACGCTAATGTGGCAACAAAACTCGTATTTGGTCGATTCGGGAATTCATTCGGGCGCCGTTACGCAAGTTCCCTCGTTGACGGGCAAGGAAGAAGATGAAATGGACGAAGATCCATTGATGTTCGATTTGGATCAGGGATTCAATCAGAACTTTACGCAAGATCAGGTTGACGATATGAACCAACAATTGAGTCAAACACGTTCGCAGCGCGTTCGTGCCGCAATGTTTCCCGAAACTTTGGAAGAAGGCATTGAAATCCCATCGACGCAATTCGATCCGCAACAACCAACAGCTGTTCAACGTTTAGCTGAGCCATCGCAAATGTTGAAACATGCTGTTgtcaatttgattaattatcaAGATGATGCGGATTTGGCAACGCGTGCAATTCCCGAGTTGATAAAACTCTTGAACGACGAAGATCAAGTTGTTGTATCGCAAGCTGCTATGATGGTACATCAACTTTCGAAGAAGGAAGCATCTCGTCATGCGATTATGAACAGTCCTCAGATGGTTGCTGCTTTGGTTCGTGCTCTTTCGACAAGTAACGATTTGGAGACAACCAAAGGCGCTGTTGGAACGTTGCACAATTTATCGCATCATCGTCAAGGTTTATTGGCAATCTTCAAAAGCGGCGGAATTCCAGCTTTGGTAAAGTTGTTATCGTCTCCCGTCGAAAGTGTTTTATTCTATGCCATCACAACGTTGCATAATCTCTTATTGCATCAAGATGGTTCGAAAATGGCAGTTCGTCTTGCGGGCGGTTTACAAAAGATGGTAGCTCTTTTGCAACGAAACAACGTCAAATTCTTGGCAATTGTCACAGATTGCTTGCAAATCCTTGCTTATGGCAATCAAGAGAGCAAATTGATCATTCTTGCATCGACAGGTCCCATTGAGCTTGTTCGCATTATGCGTTCTTACGATtacgaaaaacttttgtgGACAACTTCGCGTGTTCTCAAAGTTTTGTCTGTTTGTTCGAGTAACAAACCTGCCATCGTTGAAGCTGGAGGCATGCAAGCTCTTGCCATGCACTTGGGAAATCCAAGCCAACGTTTGGTTCAAAACTGCTTATGGACTTTGCGTAATTTGTCGGATGCCGCAACGAAAGTTGATGGCTTGGAAGGACTTTTGCAAGGTCTCGTTCAAGTTTTGGCAAGTACAGATGCTAATGTTGTCACATGCGCCGCCGGTATTTTGAGCAATTTGACATGTAACAATCAACGTAACAAAGTAACGGTTTGTCAAGTTGGCGGAGTAGAAGCTTTGGTTCGAACAATTGTCAATGCCGGAGATCGTGAAGAAATTACTGAACCAGCTGTTTGTGCATTGCGTCATTTGACGTCGCGTCATTTGGAGTCGGAAAATGCGCAAAATTTGGTACGCGGTAATTATGGATTGCCCGTTATTGTCAAACTTTTGCAATCGCCATCACGTTGGCCATTGATTAAAGCTGTTATCGGATTGATTCGTAATTTGGCGTTGTGCCCTTCGAATACGGCTCCGTTGCGAGAACATGGCGCAATTCATCATTTGGTGCGTTTGTTGATTCGTGCATTCCAAGAAACACAAagg caacGTTCTTCTGTTGCTACAAGCGGATCTCAACCTCCGGGTGCATATGCTGATGGCGTTCGCATGGAAGAAATTGTCGAAGGAACAGTTGGAGCATTGCATATTCTCTCGAAGGACGAGTACAATCGTCAATTGATCCGTCAACAAAACGTAATTCCCATCTTTGTACAACTTTTGTTCTACAATGATATTGAAAACATTCag cgcgTCGCTGCTGGAGTTTTGTGCGAACTCGCCGTTGACAAAGAAGTTGCCGAATTAATCGAGCAAGAAGGTGCCACAGCTCCCTTGACGGAGCTTTTGAATTCGGCGAACGAAGGCGTCGCCACATATGCAGCAGCTGTACTTTTCAAGATGAGCGAAGATAAGTCGAATGACTACAAGAAACGTTTCTCAAATGAGTTGACAACGTTGCCCGTATTCCGCGACGATAATATGTGGAATAATGCGGATTTGGGCATGGGACCCGATTTGCAg GACATTTTGGCACCCGATCAAGCATACGAGGGTCTTTATGGACAAGGCCCTCCAAGTGTTCATAGTTCACACGGGGGTCGTGCTTTCCAACAAG gGTACGATACATTACCAATAGACTCCATGCAAGGTTTGGAGATCGGCGGCGAAACGGGCCAAATGCAAAATCCAACATCTCCCATGGATTTCGGCGAAATGGATGCCAGCGAACTCACGTTCGATCATTTGGATGCCTTGCCCTCGCCCCCGCAAGATAACAATCAAGTAGCTGCATGGTATGACACTGATTTGTAA
- the LOC134834083 gene encoding uncharacterized protein LOC134834083 yields the protein MRHRRHPYFKSFFYDPKITGWYFLAFDYNTHRKKLLDIMPLLGPDQMLKLRENGVKYDMLGDNGEIDFCITDMLYISEIDFQLCYLLEETFTEHDLDFNKYLDSKYFALTTRMRGYEPKFYGLQENYYAISYDGDPEGKEQITPNGCLITSYDAKVDVPKSKVNYELQFDFSEKQKALKAINGEVLRKKTCREMNDAEYFDLVNTEFITCRHIIHYFLLQTMGKSFEKPESTEFINKEGDYYPINKLSDIRKYVPWDIDNQYMILVTCDDPDSRKICQMSVNYVEQGDHFMYYFHERCDPKISCLRIVPVPKVNVDPYERQFFGTKEDEERHNGFLFYGHGVIFAGRQDNPNILHRAMAQKEKIAIPDEVIPKTARGYGINQTLIDDKLYNVDYRKLSHNEIKALLQ from the exons a tgcGTCATCGAAGACATCCGTACTTCAAAAGCTTCTTTTACGATCCAAAAATCACCGGTTGGTACTTTTTGGCTTTTGATTACAACACGCATCGCAAAAAGCTCCTCGATATCATGCCTTTATTGGGTCCCGATCAAATGTTGAAACTTCGAGAGAATGGCGTCAAGTACGATATGCTCGGCGACAACggagaaattgatttttgcatCACCGATATGTTGTACATTAGCGAAATTGATTTCCAACTTTGTTATTTGCTCGAAGAAACGTTCACAGAACACGACTTGgactttaacaaatatttggatagtaaatattttgcacTTACCACACGAATGCGAGGATATGAACCCAAATTTTATGGGCTTCAGGAGAATTATTACGCTATTTCGTATGACGGAGATCCCGAAGGCAAGGAACAAATTACTCCGAATGGATGTTTGATCACGTCGTACGATGCTAAAGTTGATGTTCCTAAATCCAAAGTGAATTATGAGTtgcaatttgatttttctgaGAAACAAAAGGCACTGAAAGCGATCAACGGAGAAGTTTTGCGTAAAAAAACTTGTCGCGAAATGAATGATGCGGAATATTTTGATCTTGTAAATACCGAATTCATCACGTGTCGCCATATAATTCACTATTTCTTGCTTCAAACGATGGGAAAGTCATTCGAAAAGCCCGAATCGACGGAATTTATCAACAAAGAAGGCGATTACTATCCAATTAACAAACTGAGTGACATCCGAAAGTACGTTCCATGGGATATTGACAACCAATATATGATTCTCGTTACTTGTGATGATCCTGattcgagaaaaatttgtcagatgaGCGTCAATTACGTTGAACAGGGAGATCATTTCATGTATTACTTCCATGAGAGATGTGATCCTAAAATATCATGCTTGAGAATTGTTCCTGTGCCAAAAGTCAATGTCGATCCGTatgaaagacaattttttggtacgaaagaagacgaagaacgACATAATGGGTTTTTGTTTTACGGGCATGGCGTGATTTTTGCTGGAAGACAAGATAATCCAAACATTTTGCATCGAGCAATggctcaaaaagaaaaaattgccatACCTGATGAGGTCATTCCTAAAACAGCTCGCGGTTATGGCATCAACCAAACCCTTATAGATGATAAGTTGTACAATGTTGATTATCGGAAATTGTcacataatgaaattaaagcacttttacaataa